A single window of Shewanella sp. Choline-02u-19 DNA harbors:
- a CDS encoding mechanosensitive ion channel family protein: MTRIIFSLLLVMLMGNISVAYGATGLVSAVKQAAEPTEEAQPTSFKASTYEYKDSLFRDTPRGTIEGFFEATFEQNFEKASKYLDLRYLPEGMSKELGPEYAKQLVAIIERNLWVNLEEISDVPSGTSDDQLPNYRDAFGRVEVKGNEITLLLQKVPDKQLGKIWKISNATVAKVPMLYSELGYGPVVEWYVQNIPQGHLFKLNLWEWALLISYLILALLVIIPLTWFAKKLILRSEYQYKDDVAHLVVGPSRFLLALLLVRIWMANTTLSANVMEAINTGFLLVIAVIWFIWNLADVLQNSLRLRWINQGKSQTASLLRPLANFLRVILVALTILIWLEHLGFDASTILAGLGIGGVAIALASKQSIENFIGTITLYSSAPIRVGDVGRFGTITGTVEEIGLRCTRIRTIDRTVINVPNARLSEMDIENISEREKIRLKTDIRLDYKTTTAQLHGIIEDIRALLIEHEKVDETPLRVTFKGFGLHGLQLNVFAYIGTTDFAEFQLVSEELHFSIMNTVVKHGTRIVPVVPIAAE, translated from the coding sequence ATGACAAGGATTATTTTCTCTCTACTGTTAGTCATGCTAATGGGCAATATATCCGTGGCATATGGCGCTACAGGGCTAGTGAGTGCTGTTAAACAGGCTGCAGAACCTACTGAAGAGGCGCAACCGACGAGCTTTAAAGCCAGTACTTATGAATATAAAGACAGCTTATTTAGAGATACACCACGAGGCACAATTGAAGGTTTTTTTGAAGCAACATTTGAACAGAACTTCGAAAAGGCCTCCAAATACTTAGATTTACGTTATTTGCCAGAAGGTATGTCAAAAGAGCTAGGGCCAGAATACGCAAAGCAACTAGTAGCAATTATAGAGCGTAATCTTTGGGTTAATCTGGAAGAGATCAGTGATGTACCAAGTGGTACTAGCGATGACCAACTGCCAAATTACCGAGATGCTTTTGGCAGAGTTGAAGTTAAAGGTAATGAGATAACACTGTTACTGCAAAAAGTACCCGATAAACAGCTAGGTAAAATCTGGAAGATATCGAATGCGACGGTGGCTAAAGTGCCGATGCTTTATAGCGAACTGGGTTATGGGCCAGTCGTTGAGTGGTACGTACAAAATATTCCACAAGGTCACCTCTTTAAACTTAACTTGTGGGAATGGGCGCTGCTGATTAGTTACTTAATCTTGGCATTGCTCGTTATTATCCCGTTAACTTGGTTTGCAAAAAAACTCATTTTGCGCAGCGAATATCAATATAAAGATGATGTCGCGCATCTTGTCGTTGGGCCTTCACGCTTTTTACTTGCATTACTATTAGTCCGGATATGGATGGCAAATACCACGCTTTCCGCCAATGTGATGGAAGCCATTAATACCGGTTTCTTACTGGTTATCGCCGTCATTTGGTTTATCTGGAACTTAGCGGATGTACTGCAAAACAGTTTGCGCCTACGTTGGATTAATCAGGGTAAGAGCCAAACCGCTTCTTTATTGCGGCCATTAGCAAACTTTCTTCGAGTGATTTTAGTTGCGCTGACTATTTTGATCTGGCTAGAACATCTTGGTTTTGATGCTTCCACAATTCTTGCTGGTCTTGGTATTGGTGGTGTTGCGATCGCATTAGCCTCTAAGCAATCTATTGAGAACTTTATTGGTACCATCACCCTATACTCATCAGCACCTATAAGGGTTGGGGATGTTGGTCGATTTGGGACTATTACGGGAACCGTAGAAGAGATTGGTCTACGTTGCACTCGCATTAGGACAATTGATAGAACGGTGATAAACGTACCTAACGCGCGTTTATCTGAAATGGATATTGAAAACATATCGGAGCGCGAAAAAATCCGTTTAAAGACTGATATCCGCTTGGATTATAAAACCACGACAGCGCAGTTACATGGCATCATCGAAGATATACGTGCACTCCTCATCGAGCATGAAAAAGTAGATGAGACACCGTTAAGAGTTACATTCAAAGGTTTTGGCTTACACGGGCTGCAACTCAATGTGTTTGCTTACATCGGTACTACCGACTTTGCTGAGTTTCAGTTGGTCTCTGAAGAACTGCATTTTAGTATTATGAATACCGTGGTAAAACATGGCACTAGAATTGTGCCAGTAGTGCCTATTGCAGCAGAATAG
- a CDS encoding pyridoxal-phosphate dependent enzyme: MFTHTPVDSIDFNGCRVFVKRDDLLHKDFSGNKARKFAYFLHNDFPGITRLVGYGSPVANSLYSMSALAKLKGWKLDFYTDHIAAQVLASSKGNYAAAVENGANVIDLSLVADRKGRGCKEYIEQDVLPNDSKALFVPEGGRCLYAREGVHQLAKEIVNWFASSQLDELTVFLPSGTGTTAVFLNEYFVLNNNNIKVMTCACVGDEDYLNQQFSELINGTSFHPEIISTAKKYHFGKLYKIFYDIWRKVGEQGIEFELLYDPKGWMCVEQYLSEYPDAAIIYIHQGGLLGNETMLPRYQRKYTAVL; the protein is encoded by the coding sequence GTGTTTACTCACACTCCAGTTGATAGTATCGACTTTAATGGTTGCCGTGTTTTTGTAAAAAGAGATGATCTGTTACATAAAGATTTCTCTGGTAATAAGGCACGTAAATTTGCTTACTTTCTACATAACGACTTCCCTGGTATCACCCGATTAGTCGGTTATGGTTCTCCTGTTGCAAACTCGCTTTATTCAATGTCAGCTTTAGCTAAATTAAAAGGCTGGAAACTTGATTTTTATACTGATCATATTGCAGCGCAAGTTTTAGCATCGTCAAAGGGGAATTATGCAGCGGCTGTCGAGAATGGCGCAAACGTCATCGATCTATCTTTGGTTGCTGATAGGAAGGGTAGAGGCTGTAAAGAGTATATCGAGCAAGATGTGCTACCAAATGATAGTAAGGCTTTGTTTGTGCCTGAGGGAGGCCGTTGTCTTTATGCTCGGGAAGGGGTACACCAACTTGCAAAAGAGATTGTCAATTGGTTCGCGTCTAGTCAGCTAGATGAATTGACTGTTTTTCTTCCGTCTGGAACCGGCACTACTGCGGTATTCTTAAATGAATATTTTGTACTTAATAATAACAACATAAAAGTAATGACATGTGCTTGTGTAGGAGATGAAGACTACCTTAACCAGCAGTTTTCTGAGCTAATCAATGGCACTTCATTTCACCCAGAGATAATAAGCACAGCTAAAAAATATCATTTCGGAAAGCTATATAAAATCTTTTATGACATTTGGCGTAAAGTGGGTGAGCAGGGGATTGAGTTTGAATTACTGTATGATCCTAAGGGTTGGATGTGTGTAGAGCAGTATTTATCCGAATATCCAGATGCAGCGATTATCTACATTCATCAAGGTGGTTTATTAGGAAATGAGACGATGTTGCCACGTTACCAACGTAAATATACGGCAGTATTGTGA
- a CDS encoding YccF domain-containing protein, translating into MAVLRLVFNIAWFVLGGFVMGLAWWLAGLLCFITIIGIPFGRACFVIGEMTFWPFGQDSISRRSITGVEDLGTGAFGMLGNIVWFLLFGIWLAIGHIVHAFACAVTIIGIPFAIQHLKLAILSLTPIGQTVVAKA; encoded by the coding sequence ATGGCAGTTTTACGCTTAGTGTTTAATATAGCTTGGTTTGTGTTGGGCGGTTTTGTAATGGGGCTAGCGTGGTGGTTAGCCGGCCTTTTGTGCTTTATTACCATTATTGGGATCCCATTCGGACGAGCTTGTTTCGTTATCGGTGAGATGACTTTTTGGCCATTCGGTCAAGACTCTATAAGTCGCCGCTCAATCACAGGGGTGGAAGATTTAGGCACGGGTGCTTTTGGTATGCTGGGCAATATTGTTTGGTTTTTATTGTTTGGTATCTGGCTTGCGATTGGTCATATCGTTCACGCTTTTGCATGCGCCGTTACCATTATTGGTATTCCGTTTGCAATACAGCATTTAAAGCTCGCCATTTTGAGCTTAACCCCTATAGGTCAAACCGTGGTAGCAAAAGCTTAA
- a CDS encoding alpha/beta fold hydrolase — MQSWVLIRGLMRDKRHWREFEDDLTVQVAANKIDVIALDTLGNGTLSDCTSPLTITAYAKALVKQLTGNDNCLIGLSMGAMIALEMARLAPQKVSKVVVINASAANLSPWYARFNLKAIVTAYLGRVKQGAVHWLECTALKLSSERYGDNQAMCEHWSELRLDYRSKMHNVVRQIWACANFQTPDNLQQPIFVFNGSSDRLVNPSCSVQLSLYYKTELIEFEAAGHDISLDCPAALIAQLEKVLLSSA, encoded by the coding sequence ATGCAAAGCTGGGTACTCATTAGGGGCTTGATGCGAGATAAGCGTCATTGGCGAGAATTTGAAGATGATTTAACGGTGCAAGTGGCAGCAAATAAAATTGATGTTATCGCGCTCGATACGTTAGGCAATGGGACATTGAGTGATTGCACCAGCCCGCTAACCATAACGGCATACGCTAAGGCATTAGTTAAACAACTAACAGGCAATGACAACTGTCTTATAGGGCTTTCTATGGGCGCAATGATCGCGCTTGAAATGGCTCGCTTAGCGCCACAAAAAGTAAGCAAGGTGGTTGTTATCAACGCAAGTGCGGCTAACTTATCTCCTTGGTATGCAAGGTTTAATCTAAAAGCCATTGTTACTGCCTATCTGGGGCGAGTTAAGCAGGGGGCGGTGCATTGGTTAGAGTGCACAGCGCTTAAACTCTCGAGTGAGCGTTATGGTGACAATCAAGCGATGTGTGAGCATTGGAGTGAACTCAGATTAGATTATCGAAGCAAGATGCATAATGTCGTTCGGCAAATATGGGCCTGTGCTAACTTTCAAACCCCTGATAATTTACAGCAGCCCATTTTTGTTTTCAATGGCAGCTCTGATAGGCTAGTTAATCCCAGTTGTAGTGTACAACTGTCACTTTATTATAAAACTGAACTGATTGAGTTTGAAGCGGCGGGACATGATATTAGTTTAGATTGTCCAGCTGCGCTAATTGCGCAGCTGGAAAAAGTGCTTTTGTCATCGGCTTAA
- a CDS encoding M14 family zinc carboxypeptidase: MQITPPELNTLTTLIESFPQLRAKTLTELTYKNQSFPVICAELGSEAADKPCVLFVGGVHGVERIGTQVILALLESLLARLDWDSQLQILLTKIRIAFVPIVNPIGLLNGTRCNGQQVDLMRNAPIDATTKVTFLVGGQRVTPLLPWYRGKKGVEPETAALINYVELLRSNASSVISLDAHSGFGLSDHIWFPFAGSHQPIKSLGQIYHLKQLYKASFPHHNHYQFSPQSLIYRTHGDIWDYLAMKQNDAPLLPLTLEMGSWAWVKKNPRQLFNFAGLFNPQKQHRHVRTLRKHTVLMQFLMDLAASRAIEDMSCELLTRQYAAAMQDWYD; this comes from the coding sequence ATGCAGATAACGCCACCAGAACTCAATACACTAACAACCCTTATTGAATCCTTTCCACAATTGCGAGCCAAAACACTAACTGAATTGACTTATAAAAATCAGTCTTTCCCTGTCATTTGTGCTGAACTAGGCAGTGAAGCAGCAGACAAGCCTTGTGTGCTGTTTGTCGGAGGTGTACATGGAGTTGAAAGAATTGGCACTCAAGTGATCCTCGCTTTACTCGAAAGCCTATTAGCCAGGCTGGACTGGGATAGTCAGTTACAAATTCTGTTAACAAAAATTAGAATTGCATTTGTGCCTATCGTTAATCCAATAGGCTTGCTAAATGGTACTCGGTGCAATGGTCAGCAAGTTGATTTAATGCGTAACGCGCCAATTGATGCGACAACGAAAGTGACCTTTTTAGTGGGGGGGCAAAGAGTGACTCCGCTATTACCCTGGTATCGAGGCAAAAAAGGGGTGGAGCCGGAAACCGCCGCCTTAATCAACTATGTAGAATTATTGCGATCAAATGCTTCTAGTGTTATTTCACTGGATGCACACTCAGGATTTGGACTATCAGATCATATTTGGTTTCCGTTTGCAGGGTCTCATCAACCGATAAAGAGTCTAGGCCAAATTTACCATTTAAAGCAGCTTTATAAAGCAAGCTTCCCGCACCATAATCATTATCAGTTCTCCCCCCAGAGCCTTATTTATCGTACTCATGGTGATATATGGGATTATTTGGCAATGAAGCAAAATGACGCGCCGTTGTTGCCTTTGACATTGGAGATGGGCTCTTGGGCATGGGTAAAGAAAAACCCACGACAGCTATTCAATTTTGCCGGTTTATTTAACCCTCAAAAGCAACATCGACATGTTAGAACGTTGCGAAAACACACTGTATTGATGCAGTTTCTAATGGACTTAGCGGCGAGCCGAGCTATAGAGGACATGAGTTGTGAGTTATTAACTCGTCAATACGCTGCTGCAATGCAAGACTGGTATGACTAA